A single genomic interval of Anopheles darlingi chromosome X, idAnoDarlMG_H_01, whole genome shotgun sequence harbors:
- the LOC125956962 gene encoding cadherin-86C isoform X3 — MPSIRGAQKPPVPVPVPMPALTWTWSARTQSQPPTQPASHSRLATLLLPLFAALTLLACVRSVAGLDPKFDPSTSMRLVLVPTDATVGSVIYRLRATDDEFEYPLQFELVGDAASSTVQIETLPCTKFNSICQANVILTRRLEPGRYYDFQVSVKDTKGGMSVQSCSITATNFTTPHDLIFPHKAGIIMVPEDAKKGTELDYVLANKNPLQSKSVYLELWGSPLFGIRQKIVSPETTEGTIFLLGPLDFEKQAMYHLTVLANGAYAEPGQDTRNIAGLEVVIIVEDVQDVPPVFTVAPPVTRLPAGLIPGDKVLQVHAEDGDKGVPREIRYGLVSEGNPFTSFFDINETSGEIALLRPLDDILALTHAGDPVLLTVIAEEVKVTRDEPPAMATTVQLAFFLPERSNSPPYFENDHYVARLEENAAPGTVLTFNEPYTPRVMDDDAGKNGVFSLTLLDNNGTFEIAPNVAEGHANFVIRVRDPSRLDYETATYVHFQILAQELGPATNLSTLVNVTVYLTDANDNAPVFEQADYIVDLPENMTAGTRVVQVHATDADTAGLGGRVRYTQLLGPQNTSLNLDPASGVVTVAISNHGFDRESMPEYHLYVEARDDDGIGNRALVPLVIRLIDVNDESPRFERPLYEFILSADLTNFTVPAFIRAHDADAEAPNNEVRYELIYGNYGNKFFLHPITGELRVAGSLRSQQQQQQQPTQRRRRRRRQLTAVPSEVVLRSPSAGGTSSDPQQQQQQTTDVFVLTARAFDLGVPVRYSTTTIRVYPPESRTRTVTFLVPGRDPDRRRVQETLQDITGGRVIIQEVRPATASDATDLVGDTGGGGGGGDRSVVIATILYDSDSVVDIARIQQRLSINGTITNIISQEERSAILYKAENRVLFWLLIFLAILLALGILTLLLCCICPWCPLNAANRKRILRVNNIEDDVHLVHRKQGIGKQSKSVQVAEWMGRREAWSAANRSTDSRTKPTHWEYRGRRDIVKGGGGGGGGHGGHGGSGTLAAASSAAAAAAAAAVVEDDGRNNHDSNEDDSGNGGDGRNRPVAVKIRSDAKGKSAKEDGHLHRSRTNLLNADRDMYVEDVDDPHDPEYQSLKRIHHHHHHHHHGGGGQGGGGGGGQGGKPHGGAAGGGGTDEPPPIIDDDSMRRHELDRGSDLNYERRGSFKRQHHAVPATLHGDEQIEPRDQYFIKDGNAEILRLITRGRNEEENIYVNVPQRHPGAGAAATAAAGGAAGSAPTVNGGANASQYIMVDNGGKEILMRRYIEEQANGKQIIREHYQLLPGTTFIQTIPNEVPGGPAGRGYAGGGGGGVGRGEHVTEVKISAAQVPVAGRARKGARPGLDCDECDDGEDGGPEDGALKPAVSTHSLIHQELENSLKQQNALLRQILLEKEKLEEKYNAYEQALETQSLPCQSMAVMVAATQTDCDTGTQTDPVHRRRGYDHDHDHHHRHGGSLGLGGRRRTKSENDDSLSEDEYEYVRYSPPDSPDGVYLIKRHRHRKKSRSLKASLGGDGGGGDGSGDGESTGDGRPARNRHVVVVESVKRKIRTPIREEDDDDGEYEAGLGRRARGDHRQRQEQPLGSRAHYRAAAAAAGAGGGGRSTNRNGGRSHQETRTSILRRKRNEELARNGVTGSQQLQQKEQQQLQKEQKEQIRLKRDVLLEIADSLQDGVGGVGGGGDGRRKKVYKKNVKYYEDSDGSEREVVVQKNYFSADSLDEMASDVEDYRYQMTKTSKSVTVSPKAAVRRDNTTETTTTRIRLTTSDSPKKDGGLPGAGGKPTAPKPPRLSKSVSREEALNEGAGGEHSVNPKYMDWYYNLGGKEDSLEKQREKQRTTAAMQTTTTMTTSTSSTTTITAAGGGRKQKAPVATPQHPGGSTTVEGTPEAARAGSKPEPAPRTSPPKDQPLPPPPPPGAGRLLKEDIQHARKVAAGTADTGSSHPLLQHSEHRYEAAYDPSPQIPAPPDKLPHYLYPETPPIVSRDNKVQIKIVDSSAAPVVAAAAAAAAAASAAATPAKPAAPAAGRDDSTTGRQQTTGTGTTNSKATTSKTLNVSTLEDDHDSGIAMNSLLNTKGRRNKIADKKSIFTIAYDDVRIRQIRSESDTPPFS; from the exons ATGCCGTCCATCCGGGGAGCACAGAagccaccggtgccggtgccggtgccgatgccggcgCTAACGTGGACGTGGAGCGCCAGGACACAGTCACAGCCACCGACGCAGCCAGCGTCGCATTCGCGTCTAGcgacgctactgctgccactgtttGCCGCCCTAACGCTGCTCGCCTGCGTCCGCTCGGTGGCCGGGCTCGATCCAAAGTTCGATCCGTCGACCAGCATGCGACTCGTCCTCGTACCGACTGATGCGACCGTCGGTTCCGTCATCTACCGGTTGCgggccaccgacgacgagttCGAGTATCCGCTCCAGTTCGAGCTAGTCG GCGATGCCGCCTCGTCGACGGTCCAGATCGAGACGCTACCCTGCACCAAGTTCAACTCGATCTGCCAGGCGAACGTCATACTGACGCGCCGGCTGGAACCGGGCCGCTACTACGACTTCCAGGTGTCGGTGAAGGACACCAAGGGTGGCATGTCGGTGCAGAGTTGCTCGATAACCGCCACCAACTTCACCACACCGCACGATCTGATCTTTCCGCACAAGGCGGGCATCATCATGGTACCGGAG GATGCCAAGAAGGGAACCGAGCTGGACTATGTGCTGGCTAACAAGAATCCACTGCAGTCGAAGTCGGTGTACCTGGAGCTGTGG GGTTCGCCATTGTTTGGCATCCGGCAGAAGATCGTTTCACCGGAGACGACCGAAGGTACAATCTTCCTGCTCGGTCCGCTCGACTTCGAGAAGCAGGCCATGTACCACCTGACGGTGCTCGCTAAT ggTGCATATGCGGAACCGGGCCAGGATACGCGAAACATTGCCGGCCTCGAGGTGGTGATCATCGTGGAGGATGTGCAGGATGTGCCACCGGTGTTTACGGTGGCACCACCGGTCACGCGGCTACCGGCAGGACTAATACCGGGCGACAAG GTGTTGCAGGTACACGCCGAGGACGGCGACAAGGGAGTACCGCGCGAGATCCGGTACGGCTTAGTGTCGGAGGGGAACCccttcacttccttcttcgACATCAACGAAACGTCCG gtgaaATCGCGCTGCTGCGACCGCTGGATGACATCCTGGCCCTGACGCACGCGGGCGATCCGGTGCTGCTAACCGTCATCGCCGAGGAGGTAAAGGTGACGCGCGACGAACCACCGGCCATGGCGACCACCGTCCAGCTGGCGTTCTTCCTGCCCGAGCGCAGCAACTCGCCGCCCTACTTCGAGAACGACCA CTACGTGGCACGGTTGGAGGAGAACGCGGCCCCCGGTACCGTGCTGACGTTTAACGAACCGTACACACCGCGCGTCATGGATGACGATGCGGGCAAGAATGGTGTCTTCTCGCTGACCCTGCTCGACAACAATGGCACCTTCGAGATCGCACCGAACGTGGCCGAGGGTCACGCCAACTTCGTCATCCGGGTGCGTGACCCAAGCCGGCTCGACTACGAAACCGCAACGTACGTGCACTTCCAGATACTGGCGCAGGAGCTCGGACCGGCCACCAACCTGTCGACGCTGGTCAACGTGACCGTCTATCTGACCGACGCCAACGATAACGCGCCGGTGTTCGAGCAGGCCGACTACATCGTCGATCTGCCGGAAAACATGACGGCGGGAACGCGAGTGGTGCAGGTGCACGCGACCGACGCCGATACGGCCGGGTTGGGTGGGCGCGTCCGCTACACCCAGCTGCTCGGTCCCCAGAACACCTCGCTCAACCTCGATCCGGCATCGGGCGTAGTGACGGTCGCGATCAGCAACCATGGCTTCGACCGGGAATCGATGCCCGAGTACCATCTGTACGTGGAGGcgcgcgatgacgatgggatCGGGAATCGGGCCCTCGTACCGCTCGTTATCCGGCTGATCGACGTGAACGATGAGTCACCGCGCTTCGAGCGACCCCTGTACGAGTTCATACTGTCGGCCGATCTGACCAACTTTACCGTGCCGGCCTTCATACGGGCacacgatgccgatgccgaggcACCGAACAACGAGGTACGGTACGAGCTGATCTACGGCAACTATGGCAACAAGTTCTTTCTGCATCCGATCACGGGCGAGCTGCGTGTAGCCGGATCGTTGcgttcgcagcagcaacagcagcagcaaccaactcAGCGTCGCCGTCGACGGCGCCGCCAACTGACGGCCGTACCGTCCGAGGTGGTGCTACGGTCGCCGAGTGCCggtggcaccagcagcgacccgcagcagcagcagcagcagaccaccgACGTATTCGTGCTGACGGCGCGCGCCTTCGATCTCGGCGTACCGGTGCGCTACTCGACCACCACGATCCGTGTCTATCCGCCCGAAAGCCGGACGCGCACGGTCACGTTCCTGGTGCCGGGGCGCGATCCGGATCGGCGCCGCGTCCAGGAAACGCTGCAGGACATCACCGGGGGGCGCGTCATCATCCAGGAGGTACGGCCGGCGACGGCCAGCGATGCCACCGATTTGGTCGGcgataccggtggtggtggtggtggcggcgatcgatcggtagtGATCGCGACGATCCTCTACGACTCCGACTCGGTGGTCGACATTGCCCGCATCCAGCAGCGGCTCTCGATCAACGGCACAATCACGAACATCATCAGCCAGGAGGAACGCAGTGCG ATCCTGTACAAGGCCGAGAACCGGGTGCTGTTCTGGTTGCTGATCTTTCTCGCGATCCTGCTCGCCCTCGGTATcctcacgctgctgctctgctgcattTGCCCCTGGTGCCCACTGAACGCGGCCAACCG AAAACGAATTCTTCGCGTGAATAACATCGAAGATGATGTACATCTTGTTCATAGAAAGCAGGGCATTGGAAAGCAATCGAAATCCGTTCAG gttGCCGAGTGGATGGGAAGACGAGAAGCGTGGTCGGCGgcgaaccgatcgaccgattcCCGGACCAAACCGACGCATTGGGAgtaccgaggacgacgagacaTTGTcaaaggcggcggcggtggcggtggtggccacggcggTCACGGCGGTAGCGGCACACtagcggcggcgtcgtcggcggcggcggcggcggcggctgctgcggtggtggaaGACGACGGACGCAACAACCACGACAGCAACGAGGACGACAGTGGCAATGGTGGCGACGGGCGTAACCGCCCGGTCGCGGTCAAGATTAG GAGCGACGCGAAGGGTAAATCAGCGAAGGAGGACGGCCATCTGCACCGTTCGCGGACGAACCTGCTGAACGCGGACCGGGATATGTACGTGGAGGACGTAGACGATCCGCACGATCCGGAGTATCAATCGCTGAAGcgcatccatcatcaccaccatcaccatcaccacggtggtggtgggcagggtggtggtggtggtggtggccagggtGGCAAACCGCACGGTGGAGCAGCGGGCGGGGGTGGCACCGACGAGCCGCCCCCCATCATCGACGATGACTCGATGCGGCGCCACGAGCTGGATCGGGGCAGCGACCTCAACTACGAGCGTCGTGGCAGCTTCAAGCGACAACACCATGCG GTACCGGCGACACTGCATGGCGACGAACAGATCGAACCGCGCGATCAATACTTCATCAAGGATGGGAACGCGGAAATCCTACGGCTGATAACGCGCGGCCGCAACGAGGAAGAGAACATTTACGTCAACGTACCGCAACGGCATCCGGGTGCGGGCGCGGCCGCTACGGCAGCCGCTGGCGGTGCCGCCGGTTCCGCACCGACGGTCAACGGTGGTGCCAACGCGTCCCAGTACATCATGGTCGATAACGGTGGCAAGGAGATCCTGATGCGGCGCTACATCGAGGAGCAGGCAAACGGGAAGCAGATCATTCGGGAGCACTACCAGCTCCTGCCCGGCACCACCTTCATCCAGACCATCCCGAACGAGGTGCCGGGCGGTCCGGCCGGCCGTGGTTacgctggtggcggtggtggtggcgtcggtcGCGGGGAACACGTGACCGAGGTAAAGATTAGCGCGGCTCAGGTACCGGTGGCGGGACGAGCACGCAAAGGGGCCCGCCCCGGGCTCGATTGCGACGAGTGCGACGACGGGGAGGACGGGGGGCCCGAGGATGGAGCGCTGAAACCGGCCGTCTCGACGCACTCGCTCATACACCAGGAGCTGGAGAACTCGCTGAAGCAGCAGAACGCGCTGCTGCGCCAGATACTgctcgagaaggagaagctcgAGGAGAAGTACAACGCGTACGAGCAGGCACTCGAAACCCAGAGCCTACCGTGCCAgtcgatggcggtgatggtggcggccacGCAAACCGACTGCGATACCGGCACCCAGACGGACCCGGTGCACCGTCGCCGGGGgtacgaccacgaccacgaccaccatcaccgacacGGTGGCTCCCTCGGGTTGGGCGGCCGCCGGCGGACTAAGAGCGAGAACGATGATTCCCTGTCGGAGGACGAGTACGAGTACGTGCGGTACAGTCCCCCGGACAGCCCGGACGGCGTCTATCTGATCAAgcggcaccgccaccgaaagaAGTCCCGCAGCCTCAAGGCGTCGCTCGGCGGCGATGGAGGAGGTGGCGATGGTAGCGGTGACGGTGAGTCGACGGGTGACGGGCGCCCGGCGCGGAACCGGCACGTTGTCGTGGTGGAATCGGTGAAGCGCAAAATCCGGACACCGATCcgcgaggaggacgacgatgacggggAGTACGAGGCGGGCCTTGGGCGGAGGGCCCGCGGTGATCATCGCCAACGGCAGGAGCAACCGCTCGGCTCACGAGCTCACTACCgggcggctgcagcggctgctggcgctggtggtggtggtcgttcaACGAACCGAAACGGGGGCCGATCGCACCAGGAAACGCGCACCAGCATACTACGCCGTAAGCGCAACGAGGAGCTCGCCCGGAACGGTGTGACAGGAtcgcagcagctccagcagaaggagcagcagcagctgcagaaggAACAGAAGGAACAGATCCGGCTCAAGCGGGACGTACTGCTCGAGATTGCCGACTCATTGCAggacggtgttggtggtgttggtggtggaggagatgGTCGACGGAAGAAGGTGTACAAGAAGAACGTAAAGTACTACGAGGACTCGGACGGCTCCGagcgggaggtggtggtgcagaagaACTACTTCTCGGCCGACAGCCTCGACGAGATGGCGTCCGACGTCGAGGACTACCGGTACCAGATGACGAAGACGTCGAAATCGGTGACGGTGTCACCGAAGGCGGCGGTACGGCGCGACAacaccaccgaaaccaccacgaCCCGCATCCGGCTCACCACGTCCGACTCGCCGAAGAAGGATGGCGGCCTGCCGGGGGCGGGGGGTAAACCGACGGCACCGAAGCCACCCCGGCTCAGCAAGTCGGTGTCGCGGGAGGAAGCACTGAACGAGGGTGCCGGCGGCGAGCACTCGGTTAACCCGAAGTACATGGACTGGTACTACAACCTGGGCGGTAAGGAGGACTCGCTGGAGAAGCAGCGTGAGAAGCAACGTACGACGGCGGCTatgcagaccaccaccaccatgaccaccagcacctcgtcgacgacgaccattaCGGCGGCCGGTGGCGGCCGGAAGCAGAAGGCACCGGTCGCGACACCGCAGCACCCCGGtggcagcaccaccgtcgAGGGGACGCCCGAAGCAGCCCGGGCCGGcagcaaaccggaaccggcgccCCGCACGAGCCCCCCCAAGGaccagccgctgccgccgccgccgccgccgggtgCCGGGCGGCTGCTGAAGGAGGACATCCAGCACGCCCGGAAGGTGGCGGCCGGTACGGCCGACACCGGCAGTAGCCATCCGCTGCTGCAACACTCCGAGCATCGGTACGAGGCCGCCTACGATCCGAGCCCCCAAATACCGGCACCCCCGGATAAGCTGCCCCACTACCTCTACCCGGAGACGCCACCGATCGTGAGCCGGGACAATAAGGTGCAGATCAAGATCGTCGACTCGTCGGCGGCCCCGGttgtggcggcggctgcggcggctgcagcggcggcgtcggcggccgCTACACCAGCGAAACCGGCGGCGCCGGCGGCTGGAAGGGATGATTCGACAACAGGCAGACAACAGACGACCGGAACTGggaccaccaacagcaaggCGACGACCTCGAAGACGCTGAACGTGTCGACGCTCGAGGACGATCACGATTCGGGCATCGCGATGAACTCGCTGCTGAACACCAAGGGCCGGCGGAACAAGATCGCGGACAAGAAGAGCATCTTTACCATCGCCTACGATGACGTGCGCATACGGCAGATCCGCTCCGAGAGCGATACGCCGCCCTTCTCCTAA